Sequence from the Rutidosis leptorrhynchoides isolate AG116_Rl617_1_P2 chromosome 3, CSIRO_AGI_Rlap_v1, whole genome shotgun sequence genome:
gaaacttcaattaaccataacttgagcatacgataacgaattcAAGCAAAATCGAAGTTTaaccttattaatttttcgagatctatccatataGATATAATACAAAATTAGTACATAAACTAATTTGATCAGATCCATagcaaacaaattcgtgattcatagcaatgacaacaatcgagcaatttaacgataaacgataacacaagacaccattaattgagcactagacttgattacactatgtaattgaataaaaatcatatctaataagattagggttagtgGTTTTATACCTTTAAACACAAATCAAATGGTACTATCGTGTAGAGAACGACGAGAGCTATCAATTTCGTGTAGAAGGCAAGAGAAAATAATCAAAATTGAatggaggatgatgatgatgatgaagtcgaCGATGGAGAGGGGTTTTGGGGCTACCCAAGTCGTGACATAGGGTTAAGGGTGGAAGAATGGATGTATTTTCCTAATTAAGGATATAATTAGGGCCTAAATTAAACTTAGTGGACACAAGGGAGCAAGTAGTGGGCTAAAATAAATCATAAAAGATATGGGTTGATGGGAATTCAGCCAAGGGTCCAAAAAGGGAGTCCATGGGCTCACGATTATTGCTAGACAAGTTTCCTAAGTGTACCCAttaagtgtcgttagccgaaaacgcaaactGGATCGATAAATGTTAATTTCTCGCGttcttaatctatataaattctaataaattggaagtatgtttataacataataattatataatataattattaaaattaaattacattaTACATTGGATTGCTCGTAcgctaagtgtggttcgtttctacTTGCCGTTAACCGTATCGGGTTCCCagaacgttaaccggtcgttaaaacgcatcccaccaagtttaattcattaaatatataataaattaaatatgtttttcttaaggttaataattattaaaaataattattttatcgtttaactgagttccgtaaactgaaaagctttctaggcgattttcTTAACCGTaatgttttctagttatttcgctacccGAAATaagtacatatattaatataacatattaattcaagtaatctacTAGGATCAGGTATGCATTTAATACTGTTAAATACACaaagtctaagtaaccaccgttaaatacttaacggacaagtaacgatagtaaacgaaaaaactcgggttgttatAGCGCCGCACCAGTATAGTAAAGAAGCAAAAGTCCTGTGTCATTTTTCGTAATGAGTCAAGGTTTGTTTCATTTCGCCTTAACAATTTgatgacattatctatatggggttcaGTTCACCATCTATTCTGATCATAAAAGTTTGAAATATTTCTTTGATCAACGGGATGTTAATAATAGACATATGCGGTGGCTTCATttagtgaaggattatgattgtgatatATTGTATCATTTGGGGAAGGCGAATTTGGTTGCTGATGCTTTGAGTCAAAAGACTCACTACCCACCGATTAGAGTTAAGTGTTTAGTAGTGGTGGTTACACCTACACTTTATGATAATATTTCAGAAGCTCAAGTTTCAACACTCGAGTCCGGCCAATTAAAAGAATGGGGCATTAAGGTTCAAGTGGACCTATTTGTGCATTACAGTAGGGGACTAACAATGCCTCATGGTCGAATATGGGTTCCTAGTACGAATGAAGCGACGAAAAACGTGTTTGAAGTTGTGCATAAGTCTAAATATTCAATACACTCGGGTGCAACTAAGATGTATAAAGACTTAAaagggattattggtggccgggaatgaaacgGGAAATTGAGAAGTATGTCCAAAATTGTTTGACTTGCCTTCAAGTTAAGGCGGAGCATCAAATGCCATATGGAAAGCTTCAACCTTTGGAGATTCCGGTATGGAAGTGGGAAAATATAACCATGGATCTGTTAACCAAAAAACCGTAGGGCCTCCACACCATGATGCGATATGGGTGATAGTGGATAGGTTGAAGGAAAGTGCTTTGTTCTTACCAATTAGGGAGTCTTCTTCATCCGAAGTACTTTCGAAAATTTATATGTGGGAAGTAGTGATGAgacatggtgtagtgacccgaacttttccatgttcttatatattaaatgaaaatgatatttacatgattaaatgtttccaacatgttaaggaatcaaacttgttaagacttgattaattgaaataggtttcatatagacaattgacaacccaaattgaccggcgattcacgaacgttaaaacttgtaaaaactatatgatgacatatatatggatatatatatatatatatgtatatatatatatatatgtatatatatatatatatgtatatatatatatgtatatatatatatatatgtatatatatatatgtatatatatatgtatatatatatatatatatatgtatatatatatatatgtatatatatatatatatatatatatatatatatatatatatagttaacatgatattatgataagtaaacatatcattaagtatattaacaatgaactacatatgtaaaaacaagactactaacttaataattttgaaacgagacatatatgtaacgattatcgttgtaacgacatttaatgtatatatatcatattaagatatattaatacatcatgatatcatgataatgtaataatttaacatctcatttgatttaataaataatgggttaacaacatttaacaactcgttaacctaaaggtttcaaaacaacacttacatgtaacgactaacgatgacttaacgactcagttaaaatatatatacatgtagtgttttaatatgtattcatacacttttgaaagacttcaagacacttatcaaaatacttctacttaacaaaaatgcttacaattacatcctcgttcagtttcatcaacaattctactcgtatgcacccgtattcgtactcgtacaatacatagcttttagatgtatgtactattggtatatacactccaatgatcagctcttagcagcccatgtgagtcacctaacacatgtgagaaccatcatttggcaactagcatgaaatatctcataaaattacaaaaatatgagtaatcattcatgacttatttacatgtaaacaaaattacacatcctttatatctaatccatatactaacgaccaaaaacacctacaaacactttcattcttcaattttcttcatctaattaatctctctcaagttctatcttcaagttctaagtgttcttcataaattctacaagttctagtttcataaaatcaagaatacttccaagtttgctagcttacttccaatcttgtagagcgatcatccaatctcaagaaatctttattatttatagtaagatatctttctaatacaaggtaatattcatattcaaactttgattcaatttctataactataacaatcttatttcgagtggaaatcttacttgaacttgttttcgtgtcatgattctgcttcaagaactttcaagccatccaaggatcctttgaagctagatccatttttctcatttccagtagctttatccagaaaacttgagttagtaatgatgttcataacatcattcgattcatacatataaagctatcttattcgaaggtttaaacttgtaatcacaagaacatagtttagttatttctaaacttgttcgcaaacaaaagttaatccttctaacttgaattttaaaatcaactaaacacatgttctatatctatatgatatactaacttaatgatttaaaacctggaaacacgaagaacactgtaaaaccggacatacgccgtcgtagt
This genomic interval carries:
- the LOC139899997 gene encoding uncharacterized protein, yielding MRWLHLVKDYDCDILYHLGKANLVADALSQKTHYPPIRVKCLVVVVTPTLYDNISEAQVSTLESGQLKEWGIKVQVDLFVHYSRGLTMPHGRIWVPSTNEATKNVFEVVHKSKYSIHSGATKMYKDLKGIIGGRE